The Desertibacillus haloalkaliphilus DNA segment CTGTTTCAGATAATGCTGGGTGATGGAAGTCTCCCCACGTATAGTCACCAAGCATTTCTTTTGATTCTGCATCATAGCCATAGCCTGTAGCTGGATCTGGTGTAAACACCGGAACGGTTCGAATGTGACGCATCGATGGTACACCATATACAAACAATTGACCTGAATGCCCACCAGAATTCATTAAATAATAATCATCATGCTCACCAAATGGTACATACACTTGTTCTGCTTTAGATCTTTCATCTGAACTTGCTGTTGACGTTGGCGTCGCGCTGCCACCGAACTCGGCAAAAAAGACAGTAGCTGCAAGAAAACCAACGGCAATACCTGATACAGCCGATAATGCTTTTTTCATCAACAACACCTCCTATTTTATTGGTCTGCTGCCTTTCTTAATGCTTCAACAATCGCTACTCGATCCTCATCAGATAACGGATTGCCATCAATCACAGTTGTCATCACGGCTGATGTTGGTTCTTGTAAAAACTCATCTAACTCTTTGCCGTGTTTACCTGGCGTAATGTTATACGCATCAGATAGATCCGGACCAGTTGAAGCACCATCTAAATCTAAACTTGATACAGCATGACATGCCAAGCAACCCTGGTCACTAATAACACGAGCCTCAGCGGATACCGTTGTAGGCTCAGTATCTGTTGCAACATCTTCCTCAATGGTTTTCTCATCAGTTACATCTGGATCTGTTTGTTCAACATCAACACTTGCAGTCGAATCACCTTGATAGATGAAGTATCCACCCACAAATGCAACAATAAAGCCAATTAAAAAGATCATAATACCATTCTTCATAAGACCACCCTCCTTTGTGTGTAAAAATCCCCTCATAGCTTAAGGATTGCAAGTGATTCGCACCCCTCAGTTACGATAGTATTACTATCTTGCTATAAATGGCGTGACTAAGATCACAAATAAACTTTTCTTCACAAACTATACAAAATTAGGAATCTAAAACGGAAGGTCCTCGTCAACATCAAACGACGTAAAACCCTCTCATAGAAGGGGTTTTACTCCTTAGGTTAGCAAAACAGCTTAAATTTTTCTCGTCACAAATAAGCCAAAAAAAAGAACAAGGATTTTATCTGTCCTTGTTATACCTAAAAATATTTTCAATAGTTATTCAGCTTATTGAATGGCGACTTTCTTTGTTAAGATATAGTTTGAAATCTGACATTATGCTTAAGTAATATAGCAAGTACTTCTTTTCAATGCTAACTTCTCATAAGATTGAGAGGCTTTATCATGACTCATGCCAAATATAAAAAAGGGGCTGACAATGAATGTTCATTGACAGCCTTCAAAAAAGTCGTACAGGGGAGAATTTAAATAGATCAAAAGATCAATTCAAATGTATTGTAATCCATCTAGAAGGTGATGGTCTGTGAATTAAATCACGTTTCAATCATTCTTTTAAAAAATTTGTTTTAAAACCGCAAGCACCAGCGGTTTTTGTCACACCTTGATTAGCCACCAATTGCTGACATATTACGATGTGTCGGTATGCCTTTCTGATAGGCTTGTTTTCCCATCTCATGATTTTCTGGCTTTACTATCATCGCCTGATGATACGCTTCTACAAGCTTCTCTCGTGAATGAGCGATCGATTTGACCGCAAGTTCTTGTTCCCAAAACAAACAAGACTTTAGGTAGCCGTCCGCCGT contains these protein-coding regions:
- a CDS encoding cytochrome C; protein product: MKNGIMIFLIGFIVAFVGGYFIYQGDSTASVDVEQTDPDVTDEKTIEEDVATDTEPTTVSAEARVISDQGCLACHAVSSLDLDGASTGPDLSDAYNITPGKHGKELDEFLQEPTSAVMTTVIDGNPLSDEDRVAIVEALRKAADQ